The window cagagaaTGTGGGCAAAACTCcgagcacatttgtcttgatatcgaTACACCTCCGGCGCGGGTTTGAGAAGATTGCATGGGCGGGTTCACCGTCGAGATGTGCGGTGAGTGACCCTATCTCCAGATCGGGATCTACTAAATGAGCCATATTTAGGTCTTCCTTCTCCTCAGTCTCGGAACGCTTTGTCTCTGTTGACGACTTTGGGTCTTCTTCTCCtgacgaattccactccttctcactttctgattcgaacGGAAATGGGTCCACCGTCCTTAAACCTGATCTAATGGTGATAGTGGACGTAGACTCTTTGACTTGCCACTTGTATCGGCCGCTCCCTGATCCAGATGAACtagcccaacttccagaatggaagcccgtgttcataaactgtcaagaaaagcgaaataacagaaattaactatttacaccaaatcctcaaacgcaataacaataaacgccatccatccccggcaacggcgccatttgaagcttcctttttcctttttaggtttTGTTTAGACTGCGTGCACAGTAGGGAATAACAAGACTCCTAGGTCCagtgaatccactagatcacaaggtctaggaactcacggatcgttggaagatctcggtcatcggacacacagaataccacttaaaaaaaaaccctcaaccacgtatactaaaatttagcacagggaagtagggatcgatcccacagagatggatgcgtaatgaACATGCTCATGGacttggaaattatttttgggttggctgctgccacgcatttttttttgggttgaggaaattagacTAAACTTGGAATTTAAATCTGTTAGCGGAATTTAAATCTgttacgctaacagctagatctaggcaaaaacggaaatcatgcatgtaaactGTAAATCGAGACgatcactagatctaaaaaACTATTCTAAactacctagacctgggaaataaactgacggtggggaccatggctgaaaaagcagagtacggacgaaaagctggaaaaacaactaactaaagtattaactaacagcgacatcatcttcttcaaatcaGATTGCATCAAAACTCAGTAGAAACAGGTATGAAGCGTAATCGGAAAACAAAGCAGACTGGAATTAAGCAATTTAGCGAAGAACAATTGGGAACTAAACAGATttacggctactagacgaagtaaaacagaaaggaaatagaaaactcaaaatccatgcacaacttgaatCCCCTGTTCAAATCCAACCTCgaatgctaaatccactccggatccaagcatccgacacaaactccggccaaaaacattccataaccacaaaatcaccaaacaacctccgatcaacaacacCACCACAGATCCACAGCTGAattccccagatcaagcacaaaATTGACCaaaacagagattaacatgcaactgccgaaataaaacttcaacaaAACAGAATCAACGCAgatcaacacaagataaacaccatcatgacagaaactaaatgcatagatgAATCGGTAAcagcaacaaccaaatcgacttccgAACGCGAAGTTCGAATGAAATAGAGTGCAAAAACAGAATGTAagtagattgtatcttcgcccttcgtgaggacggtgttacgactgACTTTCTCGGAAGATGAGACCCTTAGAACcctaaactaccccagaactcccatttcccaagtgtgtgttttgtgtgtGGGCTAAGAGCAAAATCAATCCTCTTCGTGTAGtgcatgctcctttatttataggcgttgaagtggggcccagcgaggtatagatagtctttgttgccctcagctattgactcccttcttctagccaTTCTTTTCCCTTCACTTCTGCtcattttccttcatttccttcgctagtccgtTTCCTCCGGCTtttcctggatctagcgattctgtcacacacctggcttaaaaactgtgttagacccagtaaaatatagtgcttttcaccacataaccgatccatgaaattagccttatcaactAGTAAACCTAACTAAAAAGCAGtaaattagtttgattttgagtttttatgaTCAAGAGGGCGAGTGAAGTACTAAACGAGAAGGCAAAAAATGCAAGAGAAACACAATAGAGAGCAAAGATTACTCCTAGCTTGTTTTGGGCCGCTTGTTCACATGAATCCTAAAGTCTAATTACTTTCCATTATTTATCGGGATCGTGTTGATTTTACGTTCTCACACAGCTGATCACTTATCATGGAATTTTACACCTAGGATAAGCTGATCACGTCTCCTAGGCTCTACTCACCAACCCCTCACTCCTATAGTCGCATAGTAAGCTCGGGACTGGCTTCTAAGAACGTTCAACACACAAGATCAGTTTTAGCCTAGGGTTCCTTATATATGTTAGCTCCCTACTCCAAGTTAAAGAGACATTGAAGTTAAGGCCATTACCGGATTAAGTTTCATAGAAAAACCCAACACGGATTGAAATAAAGACATAGATAAGAACCAAAACATGGAAATCTATCAAAACAAAGTCATGGATTCATATTTACAAGCTCCCCTAACAAATTAGAAGTAATCCCTAAAATCTAGTCACTCATAGTGGGCAACAATACAAGAAGATGAGTAAATACTACCATGTGAGGCTTGATTTTAGGTGGAAGGGGGCTtgatcttctctctctttccaaAAATGGCTCCCAAGCTCTAAATGCTCTTCAAAATTCGTCCTCCAGCCGCCAAAGATGCATTGGAAGTCATGCCCTAGCTATTTAAATAGCTAGGTGTCACGCCCGCACTAGCTAAGGATAACATAATACGGATAATCGTGACTAGGAGGGGGAGGAAAGGAGTGGGGAGAAGAAATGGGGGAAGATCGACACAAAAATACTTGGTTACTAAAATCACCAAgatattttatactaaatAAAAGTTCATATTATACCAAAAGTAAGGGTAATAGCGCAAAATATGTTTTGGTGTTCCTAAACTTGCACAACGGAAGTAAATAAACACAACCCATACATTGAAATATGAACTCCTAAGAGGCTTAGTCTAAACAACCAAAAACTTCCTCCTCTCAACACCAGTTGCCCACCTCTTCATTTtatcaacctgcacatttagaaatacatgcagggctgagtacatACGTACTCAATGAACACAGTGCCGAAAGatataattatacatatgAAAGTGTTGCCAAAtcatcacagtaacactcaGGGGTTTTCTTTAAAAGGCCTAAGCTTACTAAAATTATGTTTGACTGCGCAGTCTACGTTACCTTGCCATATCTGTCATCTCGTGCCGTGGAGATGGTGTTCTACCACGGGCACCTATAACTTTCTTGTGccgggaaggtggccaccttcctcGGTCACTGAACCCGCCATTTGGCTGTCGGTCCGTTGTGTACACTAATCCAAGTAGGGACACCACCCTtgctcagacccgaattcgattcataatattctcaGCATAGCATAACAGATAGGCATCTTCacaccaaaaatatttataaccaGACAAcgacaattttataaataacgAACGTGAGTTTAGATTTTCATCAAAACTTAGCTCGAAAATAATTTGTATTCTTATCCTTACTAAAAATAGGATAGAAGTTCAccttatttattttcccaGACTTTGGAAATAACCCTTCGCTTCACTGACACTTTCCCTTGTGATTCTTCCCTTCGTGAAAAGAAACAACTAAGTTAAGCTTGCGAGAAAATACTCTAGTCAAGAGGTATGCATCATAtgtttgttattattattttaatcaattatttttgttttttgttattattattttaatcaattatttttgtttttaactctttttattatattattattattattattattattattatttatttttcttcttttaactCTAtgctataattaattttggaggAAACACTAAGGTAAGCCAAATCACTTTAAAACATAACAAGTTAAAGTTTACTAAcctgaattaataaaatgcaacCTTGGGTGATTAGATCACTAATTAATCTAAGGCTTCGGACTTAATTCCTAACTAAAAATTAGTCTGACATATTCAATTGATATGAAGTTCCACTTACTTATTCACACAGCTCAAatccaaaatagataaattacGTGGCCCAAGCCTAACTCCTAAATGGTCTTCACCTCTCATACTCTCATAAGTCCCTAAACGAAGAGAGATAAGCTCTCCCTTCtctcctttcttcttctcagCCTTTCTCTCTCAGTTTCATAATCACAACAGTCACTATCTCTCAAGTTCTCACTATGGCCGCTGTTGTACGTGCACAAGTGGCGGTCTCTCCGCCGTTTGCACACACCCTGCACCACAGCAAGCCGCCAGCCATCCCAACGTCACCTTTCACACCTAATACGCCGCCGCTGTATGCCGCGGTTATGGTTCCCGCCTGCGCGGGACTCTGGTGCAATCTAATTCCGTGCGTGGGGTTGCTGCCGCTGCATGCGATAGTTACCCACCGCAGCTACCCCTGCCCCTCTCCGTGCTTGCAGGTTCGGACAACCGATAAGATTTACTATTCTCTTTTCCCTCATCTTTTACTTATTCTTATTAActtccttttaaaaaaattgatcactGACATGCCAATCTCAAATTTGGGTGAGAAGGGTGATTTACAAAATTCTCAAGGTAGTTGCTGGACAGCGGAGCATGAAATATCTCACAACTTTTATACTAACTTTTATGGCCTTTGAattggtttatttattttaagaattttgggGAGCCTAGGTATTTTATCTTGACAAAAGGAAAGCTTGGGTGATGGAACGGACATGTCATAaggatttctttttcttttgttgttaACTACATCCAAGTTCAATATAAATCCActaaatcaagaaatgaagACCTGGGGATTACCTTCTTTTCTCTATCGATGAAGTTATGGAGTATCTGTTTAGTCACTTTtgaggaaaagaaaagggtTTAGAAGAATTATTgaatcatatatatacacatgtcTTGGAAATTACACGTGTAAAGTATTATTACGTGTTTTTAGATTAGTTTCTTAGTAATGAAGCCTATACTTTAGAGTAGTGATGCATtccttactttatttaatattatattattaactaTTTTGATTTGCTTATATACAtgttttcatatatttaattcacTTGTTTATGTGCAGTACTTAATTATGGGAGTTTTAAAGATACACAGAtgttttcatatatttaattcacTTGTTTATATGCAGTACTTAATTATGGGAGTTTTAAAACACAGAGATATCATGTGCGGTCATCGAACGAGTTGCCCGAGACTTGCACGGACTTAAATTacttggaaaaaaaaagtattatttatttatttattatcgAGTTGTCTTGAACTCTCGAATATATGCTCCTGAATTATACTTTCTCgttttagaattaatttttctatgttGTTTGGTTTAAACACTATTTAAAAAGGTGGTAAAATCAACAACGAAACTTCTTTACACAACTCGTCTTAAACTTACAACTTTATCATATaatctatactaatataaaaagcGAGTTTTGGCGTTATTTAGAAATACTTATAAGTTTTGtccttatttataatattgataaCTTAAATTATTCATCAATACATAATTGCATCATTTTTAGTGGAGAACTGTTTCTATCAATGAGAAAGAGGTGCAAATTACATTCTCTCACTTTTGTCAAAATCAATTgtgaaataattattatattttccatcaTTATTATGCTTTAATTTTTCAGCGGCAGTTTTTTAAGACGCCTTTTCATCTAATCGTATTTAtggtaaattaatttgtagaatATTATTGTGCATTAAAGTTGAAAGGGGCAGTTTTTTTGTGCAGTTCAAGAGTCCCGGATCTTTGGTGTAGTTGATACGCTATTTTAAACCCTAAATACGTCAGAGTTTTGAGCAAGTAGCTTagatattttttagtatataaatttggaTTAGTACAGATTaatatttctataattttattcGATCCCTACTAGTCATAGGTATAAATTTGAAGGTGAGTTACACCAATAATCAATGTTATaccatgaataataatttgttaCGTTAATCCATTTAAtatgatttgaaattataaataccccttttgacttttcatttttttaacttcCATTAGTTTAATGGTGATTTAATACATGATTCTTCATATCCTCAAATCGTGTCTATAAAAGACATGGAGGTGTAGATGAATCTCATATTTCAAAAGGATATGAATAcgtccctatatatatatagggatgtattcatatcctttTCTCATCTTTTGTTCTATTCTCCTTTTTAGTCTTGACCCTCCATTTTATAGATCTGATGGCCCAAAATAGAGGctgattaattcaattttaatcattaaaaaaatcgaaaaggGCCTAAATGGTATTCTCATTGGAGTTGGTTATGGTAACTTGCTTAATTATCTCCATCAAAAGATTGCAGCGGTTATTTTCTACGATTTCAAaaatctttcttctctttcatcgtTTTTTCTCCTAACATTCTCCATTGCACAAAGCCGTCGTTCTGCCTCCTTCTCTCAAAGCCGCCGTCCTTCCTCCTTCTGTCAAAGCCGTTGTTCTGTCAAATTCGCTTTTATTGGAGCAAGCGTGtattcttcttgttttcttcaacaatggaagaaggtaatttAAGTAATTCTTATGTTGATTCTAGaaaatatttcttctcttttacctCTATTCTTCCATCATTCTCCCAGTTACGAAAATCATTGTGTTAGAGTTGATGtcgattttttcttttttttttatacttctcGTCGTCGCCATATTGGAGCAGCCCCGTATCGTGCCATATTATCGTTTTCGTgttcttcaacaatggaagaaggtaagttgttattaaattgattatgtAACTTGAAACTATCCAGTAGGCTTTACCGGTAATTGGTGGATgtggtttagggtttagtgtttattttgttttctcgGCTGCTGTGTTATGATGTACGAATAGTAGTCTTTTCTGTATTGGAGCAGCCCCGTATCGTGCCATATTATCGAATTCGTGTTgttcaacaatggaagaagtTAGTCAAGTATGCTTTAGCAGTAATTGGTGGATGTGGTTTAGTATTTTGCTTAGGCGACAAGTCTCGTGTATTAGGGTTTAGtgtttattttgctttctcgCCTCTATTATGTTGTAATTCTGGATTTATATAATGTACGAATAGCAGTGTATAATGCATTCTTTCTTATATGTAATGTATGGTTGATatcatataatgaaaataaattctgatatgcttttatttatgtatagtGTTCGTTATACTGTTTCAAATCAAGGGATATCGCTTTTCTACGGTTTTATTCGACGGTTTGAAACGGACATTGACGTGCTTCGTGCATTCGTAGGTGGTTTGAAAGAACTTCGTAATTCTCTTCAAGCTGGAACTCCTCCAACGTCGGCCTTTGAAAAGAGGTGCATGATTGAAGTAGTAGAGGTCCATCCTTCGGAAGTTGTAAAGACCAAGGGTCATGCTAGCAGCTCCGCGAGCCGACTGATttcaaagagagaaaaggctgTAAAGGAGGCTATTAGGCCTCTTAGACGTTGTAAGGCGTGCGATGAGTTAGGCCATCACGACTCTAGAAACTGTCCAATGCTTAAAGAGATGGCGAAGGAGAAAGAGCTTAGTAAAGGCAAGAGGAAAGCTTGATGTGTTTTGTacctaaaaaattagttttcgtcttgtattcagttttattatttgtttcgttgtcttagttttattatttctagcGATGTGaacattttatgcataataaatttgcatttttcgGGAGTTAACGTGCATTATCGAATAATAgccttgcattaataatgattttctgtgcattactccctttatttataccattattCCATTACTTTGTTAACGTGCATTATCGAATAATAgccttgcattaataatgCTATTATGTGCATTACTCGGTTCATTACATCCATTATATATGTTGTGTTTACGACATCAGATACTAGTACCAAAATATGCTTCTGTTAGCAAGTAGTTCCGCATACTATGTATGGATCAAAACAGACATGGCAACAAGTCATTTTTTTCCCTACCAAAATTAgttatccaaaaaaaacataatgctaaaagtaatataaatagcATTTCCAATGATTATCCATACGATCAATCCAGTTCATTCACGGCTTCCTTCTGCCGTGGAGTTAGGCTTTTTATACAGGCAATGAACTCGGTGGGGGTTTGTCGACAGTAGAGGTGATCGACTTTCTTTCCCCTCGGCTTCCTCTTCTCCGCGTCTTCATGAGACGAACTAGCCTCGGCCCTTTGCTGTTCAGCCAATCTCTCCCTGAACATTTGGGCAATTGCAATTGCAAGAAGATCATCCACTGCTTCGTCAATATCCAACCTTGGCAGCTTCGCTGCTGTCCAAAAATCAGTAATGTATCGCATTAATGCACAACACTAACTGTATAATGTACAAAGgcaatcaaataattcaccaatGAATTAATGTATCGCATTTGTGAATTAATGTATCGCATTAATGCACAACACTAACTGTATAATGTACAAAGATAATCAAATAATGCATCtgaattaaaactaaattcaTAATGTATATCAGTCCctacaataatgtacatatagcattaataatgcacaaattaaaatcataatgtACATTTAACATCTGAATTAAACAGACGGATGTAGCTTCAATCTAAAACTTAATGCACAGAACTTCATACAATAATGTATACATTCCATCAAATAATGCACGACATAATATAACATTCACTCAACAAAAATCCATAATGTATACCTAGTTATGCACAAATGAATATTAAAccaataacaaattttgttaacAACTCCCTACAATACTGAACAAATAGGACCATACAATGCACCGACGATAACAACATTCACTCATTTACATGCATTTTATCAAACTGGTTTATGTAGcttcaaacaaaaacataatacaCAACAATtcatacaataatgtacacattgcatcaaataatgcacaaataaaTACAAGATACACTCAATTACAGGCTGTCCACATTGCTCACCTGCAGTCTGGGTTGGTTGGCATCTGAAGGGCCTTCCTCGTTTCGTCATCCTAGATCTGTGAcacaaaccaaaaatcaaatcgGGATACAATCTTCTCTCCAAAATCGCCCAATACACAATTGTAAACCAGTTATTAACAACAAACTTTAATAATGGACAGAAACctaacacaaaataacacaattttacgATTTACAAAAAAATCGACCAAAACAAGTGCGAAAAACCTGAAACTATTTGGGAGAAAACATTGAATCGACGATTAGGTGGTGTGTCAGCGGTGAAAATAGGTGATTAAGAGTGGGTATTAcgaaaaattgaatcattaAAGCCCTACCTTGTTGTCGACTTGAACTGGAAGGTCGCGCGCGAAGGGAGTGAGGTTTCGACTGTGAAACGGCGGCAGAAGCTTGATTTAACGGCGAAAATCGACGGTAGTGTTGATTTCCGGTGGCTTGGAGTAGCGGCTAGAGTTTGGAAATGGGGGGAATTAGAGGAAACGAAATTTAATCGTGGGTTTGAGGAGTGAGGCGgttggagtgagagagagagtgagtagATGGAAAATGGCGCTGAATTCTcgctttttccatttttattcattgttgttttacaattatacccatataatgcacaaaatgaacctaataatgcaacacgggatCAATTTTCCCCTTTTAATCTAGTCCATCCATTTTATCAATCTAATGGAtgatattaagaagg is drawn from Salvia hispanica cultivar TCC Black 2014 chromosome 6, UniMelb_Shisp_WGS_1.0, whole genome shotgun sequence and contains these coding sequences:
- the LOC125192519 gene encoding uncharacterized protein LOC125192519 isoform X2 → MEEAPYRAILSFSCSSTMEEGGLKELRNSLQAGTPPTSAFEKRCMIEVVEVHPSEVVKTKGHASSSASRLISKREKAVKEAIRPLRRCKACDELGHHDSRNCPMLKEMAKEKELSKGKRKA
- the LOC125192519 gene encoding uncharacterized protein LOC125192519 isoform X1 encodes the protein MLILENISSLLPLFFHHSPSYENHCVRVDVDFFFFFYTSRRRHIGAAPYRAILSFSCSSTMEEGGLKELRNSLQAGTPPTSAFEKRCMIEVVEVHPSEVVKTKGHASSSASRLISKREKAVKEAIRPLRRCKACDELGHHDSRNCPMLKEMAKEKELSKGKRKA